aaaagtggcttgacctggggaatgcggcacctgtagcccatttcctgcacacgcctgtacacgggggctctggatgtttctactccagactcagtccactgcttccgcaggtcccccaaggtctggaatcggtccttctccacaatcttcctcagggtccggtcacctcttctcgttgtgcagcgttttctgccacactttttccttccaacagacttcccactgaggtgccttgatacagcactctgggaacagcctattcgttcagaaatttctttctgtgtcttaccctcttgcttgagggtgtcaatgatggccttctggacagcagtcaggtcggcagtcccgtgattgcggttttgagtaatgaaccaggctgggagtttttaaaagcctcaggaatcttttgcaggtgtttagagttaattagttgattcagatgattaggttaatagctcgtttagagaaccttttcatgatatgctaattttctgagataggaatttggggttttcatgagctgtatgccaaaatcatcaatattaaaacaataaaaggcttgaactacttcagttggtgtgtaatgaatctaaaatatatgaaagtctaatgttcatcagtacattacagaaaataatgaactttatcacaatatgctaatttttttagaaggacctgtatatggtggAGGTTGCAGTTGCATCTGGAATTAGATGCCGGATGTGACCCACCCAaccattgctctgctacattgggATCATATGAATTTTGTGTAAAGTTGGAGTTGTTGTTGCACATTTTGCGTTGGGACATAGATGTTTGTAGAACACCGTACGTTCACCACATTCATTCTCCTTTCAACCTCATACTTATAAAATGAATAGTTTGTGTAAACTCAGCTTTATTAGTTATCTTATAGTATCAGTACAGTTGGCATGGTGGCCAAATATCTAATGTTACTTCTCATTACGTTGTAATAATGATTTAGCTTGTAACTATTTCTTAGTATGGACTTAATGTTAAATATCTCTTCTTACATTTGTAGGACAAGCTGAGTTGACAACAGGTGTGGTCATCTGAAAGGTAAAATTGCCAAAATCCACAGTCCAAGCCTCAAGACGTTTTGAGAATGGAGCGTTCAACTCAGGAGCTGTTCCTCAACTTCATGATTGTCCTGATCACAGTGCTCCTCATGTGGATTCTTGTGAAATCTTATCAGGGCTAATGGACATCACAAAGGTCATGTAAGGAGTCAAGTAAAATTGTCTACATGGAAATATGTGAGACTTTCTTTCCACGTCTACAActtcaaggtgtgctgtgccccATCACCATGCTCCTAGATCCACCACCTCCACCAGCAGGAAATTAGGTCAATGTCAAACCTACATATGCACCCATCCTTGGCCTTGTAACCAGAGTGGTGTGCACCCTGATCTTCCCGACCTGAGCATTCACTTCTCTATGATTGATTACTTGGCTGTGATGTGCACACATATTCACATGAGATTTAAACACAGGAGAAATGTTTAGTCTGCTGGAGGAAGCAAGGAGAAAAATGTAAAAGTTCTgcctttaataataaaaaaaactggcaaTGTTTGGATTAAAGAGAAGCTGAACATTTGAATTTCATGTGTTTTCCATTACAATAAATTCTTCCCACCAAACGTTATTACATAAGATCTGCTCTTCTGTGtttcctttaaagggcttgtccaagattagaaagaagtaacaattttttttattccagaaacagcaccactcttgtctCAAAACTGTTTATGGTATTGCAGTTGTGCCCCATGGCTGAATAAGGGCTGAAATAAAATGTCCAAAAATTGTCCCCTTCTGTAGGAGTTAATTAGGGGTTATTTATTCTAGGTTACCTATTGTCAAATCCCCAATTTATGGCATGTAGGCTTCAAGAGAATTCTCTAGATTCAGAAACCTAGTCAATAGTAGTCGTTGTTTTCAATTTGGTACATCATAGTCACACGTCTTCATCAGATGGTACATAGGCAAACTTAGAGTTACAGGAGTTGCCCGCgtaaaataaaatgataaaagaaatggaaaaaaaaaaagttatacataATAAACCAAACCCCCTCCACTCTAGCATCGCCATTCTGATCCTTCTGGATGCTGCAGCCATGATTTCATGATCCTGTATGTCGCATCTACTGGCCCCAGTGATATACAGCACACGACCACTAAGGTCAGCgattggttgcagcagtcacatgcaaTAGACAGTCACGTCACCACTGCAGTTACATAGTTAGAAATTTTTGTTTGTAAATTCGGAGCATACCCCAAACCCGTCTAGGAATTCCCACTTATGCCCATTTTCGGGTCGGGCCAATCTAAATTTGCCTGGATCAGAAAATTCCATAAAATTGCAGTGACCTGGAGCGGGAGTGCTGTAGTGTAGTGGTTCACAGTGGTTGTCCTCACTCCAACGCTTCCTGGGACCAGGAAGTGAATGGAGGGAGCACCCTTTTTTCCCTTGGAGCACACCCTGGTTTTGCCGCTCCTGCCTGGTTGtagctggggtgcccttgatggtgcaTAGTTGGCAGGGTGCAAGTGCAGCACGcaagacctgcagggtattgcgattgtgaggtcacggtttatgggcaagcgagggttactcacagttctataaacaaaaaagcaagtggagataatatatcaaaatatcattttattctcaaatataataaataggggaaaagacaggatggtaaaCAGTATACAGAGAAACATAGGGCAGTATACACAATTGCGAGACCATGTGTGTCCACACAAGAATAAGCATGGATAGCCTACAGGTCAAAATAATTATGGTGCATGGACAACCAATACTGCATAGCAGATAGTGAAATTAACCCAGAAAGGGGTATATGCTATAAAGCAGAATCAATAAATCACTGATTGTCCATGGACCTCACatcgaaatatatatatacatagacatCCAAGACTAAGACATATATAATAAAATGTCACAAATAGAATCGGTCACTGGATATCAAGATATAATAATGCCCCACGGATGGTATCCTGGGCCTAATATGGATGTGATATGGGACCATGTATAGATATACCGTGGTACTATACGtggaacgtacctgaggacatgatgaACGCAATAGGTAAGCCCAAAGCacaagacctcgacgcgcgtttcacctcagcggcttcgtcaggaggtactaagTAACAGAGtaacagggtatatatagtctaaATAAGAGTCCAAGTTAATTACCTGGATTGCGAACACCTGTGATCCGGTGGAGCGGGCGCGAAAACACCATGATCCACGGAGCCATCTCTCAGCGCGTCCCCGTCCgcataccgcgcatgcgcggcacatGCAGACGTAACGGAGCACATTGAGATGACGCCGTGCAGCGCATGCGTGATCCGCGACCCAATGGAACACAGGTGGACCGCAAATCGCGTGGGGTGGATCTTGTATAGAGGGAGGACTACGAATCATATAATATATATGAATAGTCTCCAAAACAGGGAAGAATAGGTTGTATGTCTAAGGAAACATCCATATTAGGCCCACAATCCCCTACATACACCCAGACATCCACAAACAAAAAGACATAAAGTACCGCGGTGTATCCAATAGAGTCCTAACCGCCAGTACCCATGGTAACATAGTGACATAATATATATACAACAATAGTTGAATGTCCCAATTGGGATTTAATAGACAAATACATAAgtgaataaataattatataacAAATTTCATAAGAAGCACTAAGAATAGTGCTATAAAAAGTACATAGTCAGTCGATGTTGCAACGGCTCCCGTACCATACACAGAATGCATGAACCCCCGAGAACCAAATTGCAACACCAATAGAATctcctgcgaatggtggcctcagtcttctgtacgccgaagtgtccggactggttgtggtacatCTTTAACACCAGGCTGGCATCTCAACGTGGTATGAGGATCTGATATAtcctatcacaggacactggatccaggctccttcTAAGCAACAGGGctttttgaaggaagagttggtggcgatgtctccacagtctcattagttctgggtctgcactcttcctgcggactctCTCAGGAGTTCTCCCACTgttaaggaagtcgagcagttcaccgaggactctactttcggactggagcttaatccacctcTCTTGGTCGCCCCTGGACTCAGGaatatctgatgaggaaggatcagcagcggaGTGGTTTTCAGTGCGGATATTATCCTGTTGAGCGAATTTATTGTAAAACGccggcatttccacttcttcccaggcatcctttggttcatctggggcttctgtagtggggagccgagacagggcatcagcattgtcattggagcggcctgactggtatttcacagtgaagtcatagttggcaaggcgggaggcccatctttgctccagggcCCCTAACTTGGcggtattcagatgcgccagggtgTTATTGTcggtgaaggcaacaaacggtgtggcagcgagatagtctttaaatttttcagtcacagcccacactaaggcaaggaactccagcttgaAGGGACTATAGTTCtgatcgttcttctcagctcccctcAGGGATCTGCGGGCATAGGTAATCACCCTCTCTTTGTTGTCTTGCACTTGGGCCAACacagctcccaggcctcttttactggcatccgtgTAGAGGTGaaacggcttctgataatccgggtaacccaggacagggggttCTGTCAGCTTCTTCTTTAAGAGCTGGAAAGCAATCTCCCGTTCTTCATCCTATTCAACATGCCCCCTTAGGAGTtcctggattggatccgcaatttgtgcaaaATGCGGGATGAAGCGTCTATAATAtcctggaaagctgaggaaatttctcacctctttcacggtggtgGGAGTAGGCCAATTACGAACAGcggcaagtttatcaggatcaggctggactccttcggcactgacaacgtgccctaggtactttactgctggtttcagcaggtggcacttggacggCTTGATTTTTAGGCCATATTAAGTAAGGACTTAAAATACTTCAGCTAGGTGttttaaatggtcctcatacgtcttggaatatatcatgacgtcatccaggtatagtaGTACAGTCTCAAAATTTCTATGGCCTagacaacgttccatcagcctctggaacatccctggagcgttacacagcCCGAACGGCatgtaattaaattcaaacaggcccataggtgtagtgaaagcggtCTTCTCACAATCTTCTGGGGccataggtacctgccagtacccgctaGTTAAGTCCAGAGTGGAGcagtaggctgatgaccccaagGCAGTCaatgactcctcaatgcgtggtaACAGATAAgcgtctttgtgggtgatttgattgatttttctGTAATctacgcagaaccttatgctgcaatctttttttcggacaagaactaggggcgcagcccagggactatgactgtcccggattatattagagtctttcatctcttgtatcatctctttcacagactgataggtagtaggtggtatgggtctgtgtctctccttgataggaggatgagagcccgtgggtatggtgtgtttgattacactgacctctccgtagtccgtggagtgcttaCTGAAGGCCTTGTGGTGTTCTTTCACCAGATTCagaactccctctatttgctccttcggggtggattcgttccccacatgaagttcttcccaccaggatgttgTAGGGGCGCTGGCAGTGCTCTGTGCGGTATGGAAcgtctccgtggcaggcagacgaATCACATCCTGAAAAGACACCTGGAAAAggtgagcaacggggcagtgcttAAAAAGAGTAACGGGGTGATCACCAAAATTAATCAagcggacaggcactttaccttgagacacggtcaccagactcttggctgttcgtacgaagggatgattctcaatttggaTAGGTTCCACTAgagcttgatagtcctggccctggatccctaacaccgcacggcaccacaggatgatctgggaatttggaggcagaattaccggccggttatccccgATCCGGACAGTACAGATTTCTCATTTTCCGTTGGAGATCctttgctgagcacacagcacactgatagtcttttgaatgactcttctggaagcaggcgaGGCCGAAGATATAGTTTGGTTCtaagcttcaagcacttcggagtagcaatttttaaagacattagtccataggatcacagggtgtcctcctttatctcctgcttgtaccacaatcacaccttgctgtggtaaggtggcttctcccacctgaagagtaggttcccagtacccatggactttcactggcttaccgttgctggcaatgatatctagccaggactctggtggctgagtgaggagacttgaatcccagaatttgtcaaaggCAGGTCTTGGATggtggtgacctgagacccagtatccagcagggcttcaaaaggtatcccgttgatacatatgttCATTTTTGGATGAGATCCTACGtatttaggcatccagcttggatcctttggacctactgttctacctcccgaggggcggtcctctgcctcaggggttgcccgtttaactgccagcacattgattcagtatgtcctttttttttacaatagtgacagAAAGGCTGCTTATGATTTCTAGACCGGTAAATTGGTCGTCCATCAGGTTCCTTTGGGTATACATTTCTATAGGCAGGcgggagccttggaggaaaagggccttcatcttccagtaacaccggtctctcccactcctctattttcttgcataCTTTCTCTAAGCTCAGAGTGAGATAGTTTACTTGCTCCatcagtgctgccactacatctgttACTGGAGACTGAGTGGCTTGACTGACTCCAGCCGGCCCCACATTGACAGTCTTTGGCGGCCAAGCCGGCGGTTCAGGGGAGGCTGCTGGCCCTGCGGCCGGGTCCTGGCCTAGGATACTGatggccagctctttaaagtccaaaaatgcacaattggggtgttgagcatcctcagctggccctttaaatgttcagtacttataccCGCAATTaactgctctctaagagtcctgtcctggtcctcggcttccttggggtccacctggaccacagTCGCAGGGTCTCTTGCAAGGACAGAGCAAAATCGCGGAGCGACTCCCCAGGCTGTTGCTTCCTGCTGAAAAATCGCATTTTAACTTCggacaccgttctggcctcaaatgtggtgccgaggcgatcaaaaatctgctccaggctactcttttcagaacggggccatcacatgacttccctgcgggcggccccttctaactgagctaggaggatctccatttgttgttcagcagaAATTGGGTAGAGCCGGAATAAGGACAGGATCTGGTCTCTAAAGTCCTTTAATTTATGGGCTTCCCCGGAATATCGTGGGAatcagggggccccaaaataatacggCATGGTCAGTGGCATCAGGCTTGATGCTGCCGCGGCAGCAGGCGCCCTATTATCAGCTTCGGGCGCTTCGGTAGGCACATCAGGGGCCACCTGCCCGCCCTGCTTTCTCAGGTGCGGACATAGCGTTGCTAAATGGGTGTGTCCCTTTAAGGAACTGCGGAGCGGACTGGAGCTAAgatgacagactttttttttttttcaggtcaaGTCTCTTACTGTTAGTGGGGGACCTTCTCCAGTCTTCTGGCACGGGTCAGGGCCTCCCCGGTACAGTAATAGGAAGGGGCGGGTAAATGGTAAAGTTTGTACTCACTCCGGCAGTGCTTGCTCCAACTCTCGCGAGATGCGTGACTATGTCAGATGGGAGTCCCACACACAGCGTCAGAAGGTAGGCGCGGCCTCTCCGAACTCCGGGATTCCAGGTAGGCGGTATCCTCTCTCCAGACAGGGTGGCGTTTTTCCTCCTTGCAGGCTGGGCGGTACCTTCTCCTTGTCTTTTTCACGCCAAACGGGCACAACGAGGCACACTATTAATCCAGTCAgtttaagcggccatctttgagcagaaaatgctgtctattcactgacagcaagcggtggctaaataagcagcaaacagtccatgcaatatacagttttcacaccgctaattattacagttctttggcccagcaatttttcaaTAAACAAGTAGGGCTTAGTCACTTTATAGGTATATAACGGCACACAGTTTATAGTCCGCAATGGtgcaggaatgatcgtatcctgttcgtgacgccaatttatgcagcacgccagacctgcagggtattgcgattgtaaagtcacggtttatgggcaagcgagggttactcacagttctgtaggaaaaccctgggcaggcgtacagcagtgaaggagaggctggcacaggggtcctctggggcacactctgtattttgggaccaggcctgatggtggatgaggtgccctggatgttgcaggtgttttatgtgcctggggcaaggtccctttaagaaatgtgacaccagtgcctgtgacagtggcacaccaatttatagttgcagtaatggaggaacacggttgtatggtaaaccaaactttgctttactggaacaacagttcaactttgtacaataCGGTTTCAGTTCCACATTGCAGCAATAATGATTAGCAGGCTTCTTATAACTGGCAGGTAaagttccttgcaagatactcagagggtaaaatcaATGctccagaccaggctgcactattcctcagttGTTCTGGCTGTCTGTATTCCAAGGCCCatgtgccctaatgctggcttttatccttggtaaacaatcttcctcaggtatatatcccttgcttttaGCTTAATGATtcctctgcccttcagcttacttgttttAGCTGGAACTCTGGCTCTGCTCTTCTTGTGGGAACTGTAGGTTTCTTCCAGGAGGCAATCTCTTCCCTTGGGGTTAATCTTATGAGCTAACAgaggctcaggaacttcaggcaggctagactgaacTACTAGCCACCTGGAATGCACTaaccctttcctgtctgggcctacctatatatactaggctctctatctccctctaacgtctaggaggctgaactacaccctaacaggcctgatacccagataacacagggaaatgaacataCAACATCACGttaatgcaatagacatattaacccttgcgtagtgcccacctttacctagtgggacactacacaaggcAGGACAGCAGATGCAGGGCCGGCGGACGGATAATGGAGTCAATATCCAGGCCCGTTTGATTGGAATAaataaagtctttctttactgaatagaTAATGGGAGTAGTAATTCTTACAGCAGCAAAAGGCACAGTCCTGAGGTATATCACAAAGTGATATTTCCTCAGTGAGGCAATGGTGGTGGTAGAAATACTTCCTGTCTCTCTCTCAGTACACTTTGCAATCTCTCCAAATAAccaaatgcgtggctctgcagttcCCAGGCTCAGGGGTAAAGATCTAAGATCTagatggccagtctgtctcaAAGTGTGGTGGGCACCAAAGCAAAATACtctttccacagcagtaaagtcttttgCCAGAAAAGAGTGCCCCTTACTGTCTTTATCATGCATGGCCTTTATGGGTCTTGattttctcttcttttctctGGCAGCTTTTCAGTCTTAGGtatagatggccttgcggttctcccGGCAGACATTTTGCaacaaacatgcaaacatatggtgatattcgcaTGCGCCATTTtctttgcatagcgccgaactttgacccatgacacatccatcaggtggtacaggacagccaattgagacgtttcagcacatggacataccccctaccctataacagaacctgatctggcagccattgtacattcagtcttttgccagtgtagggagaggttgctgtgtgaagcagggacagactcttagggacacaaatcgctagctaatagggccacaaaagtccttttaaggactggtataggtgtgctatcgataggtgtgacatattgaggggtgtaatatacttataatatattttttaacatagaaagtatattatagtgcatttgcattgtgcagcagttgtgtgcggttctgctgcgatactgcagctatatagagggacaaacactgtTGGAATAACtaactgcaactggtgtgatatactagttgccccccaaaaaactgattgaggcaggggtgtaatatacctataatatactttctacaggtccttctcaaaaaattagcatattgtgataaagttcattattttctgtaatgtactgataaacattagactttcatatattttagattcattacacaccaactgaagtagttcaagccttttattgttttaatattgatgattttggcatacagctcatgaaaacccagtgtttttaatacaaaaaaagtcaaccttcaaataattatgttcagttatgcactcaatacttggtcgggaatccttttgcagaaatgactgcttcaatgcggggtggcatggaggcatcagcctgtggcactgctgaggtgttatggaggcccaggatgcttcgatagccgccttaagctcatccagagtgttgggtcttgcgtctctcaactttctcttcccaatatcccacagattctctatggggttcaggtcaggagagttggcaggccaattgagcacagtaatgccatggtcagtaaaccatttaccagtggttttggcactgtgagcaggtgcaggtcgtgctgaaaaatgaaatcttcatctccataaagcttttcagcagatggaagcatgaagtgctccaaaatctcctgctagcggctgcattgaccctgcccttgataaaacacagtggaccaacaccagcagctgacatggcaccccagaccatcactgactgtgggtacttgacactggacttcaggcattttggcatttccctctccccagtcttcctccagactctggcaccttgatttctgaatgacatgcaacagtccagtgctgcttctctgtagcccaggtcaggcgcttctgccgctgtttctggttcaaaagtggcttgacctggggaatgcggcacctgtagcccatttcctgcacacgcctgtacacggtggctctggatgtttctactccagactcagtccactgcttccgcaggtcccccaaggtctggaatcggtccttctccacaatcttcctcagggtcctgtcacctcttctcgttgtgcagcgttttctgccacactttttccttcccacagacttcccactgaggtgccttgatccagcactctgggaacagcctattcgttcagaaatttctttctgtgtcttaccctctagcttgagggtgtcaatgatggccttctggacagcagtcaggacggcagtcttacccatgattgcagttttgagtaatgaaccaggctgggagtttttaaaagcctcaggaatcttttgcaggtgtttagagtgaattagttgattcagatgattaggttaatagctcgtttagagaaccttttcatgatatgctaattttttgagataggaattttgggttttcatgagctgtatgccaaaatcatcaatattaaaacaataaaaggcttgaactacttcagttggtgtgtaatgaatctacaatatatgaaagtctaatgtttatcagtacattacagaaaataatgaactttatcacaatatgctaattttttgagaaggacctgtatatagtggatttgtattgtgcagcagttgtgtgcggttctgctgctatgccgcagctatacagagggacaaacgctattggaacaactaattgcaactggtgtgatataccagttgccccccaaaaactgattgaggcaggggtgtgatatacctataatatactttctatatagtggatttgtattgtgcagcagttgtgtgcgtttctgctgctataccgcagctatacagaggaacaaacaCTATTGAAACAACTGTAAGAAAATAGACTGGCACTCTCACATATATTAATCACATAGACGCGTATGTCAGAAATATGTAGTGTACCATATATTTATTATATCACTCAAAAAATAGATAACATACCTAAAACATCTAAAATCATAAAAACCATGAACATGGATATGTGCACCGAGTAAAAACTTCAAATAATACCACGTGGAATGGAACACAGACTTGATCTGTAGATGGTAGTCCCGCCGTGGCGTCCCACTTCAGTGGGCTTACCTGGAGTTGTGAACAGTACCAGCGCGCTGGATGTTGGCGAGTGGGGTCCGTCGTCTCAGCAGGAAGATTTCGGCCGGGTGGTGAGGCTGTGCTGGGTCTCGGCATCTCACTCTATGCTTGGTATTGGCGTGTCACATGATCCACtctaccagtggcgtaactagagtgttatgggccccagtgcaaactatggatcggggcccccccccccccccatttatacaaagaagcggcagaatttcttactaagggctctttcccgtgcggctagtccgctgcgtgattgagagccaagccccattccggacagcagagacagctccgtgcctctctgtgacctttttactacaaaatcacaatgagataaagttgtcaccgtgattttgtagcaaaacgatcacagagaggcaaagagcattatcaatcatgttactactcagtgtctctgctgtccggagcggggcttggctttctttcacacagcagtttagccacacgggatc
This is a stretch of genomic DNA from Bufo gargarizans isolate SCDJY-AF-19 chromosome 3, ASM1485885v1, whole genome shotgun sequence. It encodes these proteins:
- the LOC122932411 gene encoding sarcolipin, yielding MERSTQELFLNFMIVLITVLLMWILVKSYQG